In one window of Labilithrix sp. DNA:
- a CDS encoding DUF1697 domain-containing protein, whose product MTKSLVRYAALLRGVSPMNCKMPELARAFEAAGFVDVKTVLSSGNVVFSARAATEATLAKKAEAAMSEHMDRSFATIVRAVDDLRAILAADPFAKVRSAPGAKRVVTFLRTPPRATLELPIEVDGARILRATDREVFTVYVPSPRGAVFMTLIEKTFGKDVTTRSWETVQKLAR is encoded by the coding sequence ATGACGAAGTCGCTCGTCCGCTACGCGGCGCTCCTGCGCGGCGTGAGCCCCATGAACTGCAAGATGCCCGAGCTCGCGCGGGCCTTCGAGGCGGCGGGGTTCGTGGACGTGAAGACGGTGCTGTCGAGCGGCAACGTCGTCTTCAGCGCTCGCGCCGCCACGGAGGCGACCTTGGCGAAGAAGGCCGAGGCCGCGATGTCCGAGCACATGGATCGCTCGTTCGCGACCATCGTGCGCGCGGTCGACGATCTGCGGGCGATCCTCGCCGCCGATCCGTTCGCGAAGGTTCGCTCGGCGCCCGGGGCGAAGCGCGTCGTGACCTTCCTCCGGACCCCACCTCGCGCCACCCTCGAGCTGCCGATCGAGGTCGACGGCGCGCGCATCCTCCGCGCCACGGACCGCGAAGTCTTCACCGTCTACGTCCCGAGCCCGCGCGGCGCCGTCTTCATGACGCTCATCGAGAAGACGTTCGGCAAGGACGTCACGACGCGCTCGTGGGAGACGGTGCAAAAGCTCGCGCGGTAG
- a CDS encoding methyltransferase domain-containing protein: MDAGELTSDALTASFRIVQRRRGHRFSVDDLATAWEAVHAAPAAASFLDLGCGIGSVLLMVAWRLAAARGFGIEAQDVSIELARRNVCENGLDERVRLVHGDLRDATRGWPHGACDLVTGTPPYLPLGTASASPDPQRAAARIELRGGVEDYLAAAARVLSPDGVVVVCADGRAPERVARGAAAAGLVPVRRVDVVPRAGRSSLFSVWTCARAARGAMEHAQVVMRDEAGARTDASRAMRQTFGLG, from the coding sequence ATGGATGCCGGTGAGCTCACCAGCGACGCCCTGACCGCGTCGTTTCGGATCGTGCAGCGGCGGCGGGGGCATCGGTTCTCGGTCGACGATCTCGCGACCGCGTGGGAGGCCGTGCACGCCGCGCCCGCGGCGGCGAGCTTCCTCGATCTCGGGTGCGGCATCGGCTCGGTGCTGCTGATGGTGGCATGGCGCCTCGCCGCGGCGCGCGGCTTCGGCATCGAGGCGCAGGACGTCAGCATCGAGCTCGCGCGGCGGAACGTCTGCGAGAACGGGCTCGACGAGCGGGTGCGGCTCGTTCACGGCGACCTCCGCGACGCGACGCGCGGCTGGCCGCACGGCGCTTGCGATCTCGTCACCGGCACGCCGCCGTACCTGCCGCTCGGGACCGCGTCGGCGTCGCCCGATCCGCAGCGCGCGGCGGCGCGCATCGAGCTCCGCGGCGGCGTCGAGGACTACCTCGCCGCCGCGGCGCGCGTGCTCTCGCCCGACGGCGTGGTCGTCGTCTGCGCCGACGGGCGCGCGCCCGAGCGCGTCGCTCGCGGCGCGGCGGCGGCGGGGCTCGTGCCGGTGCGGCGCGTCGACGTCGTGCCGAGGGCCGGACGTTCGAGCCTCTTCTCGGTGTGGACCTGCGCCCGCGCAGCTCGCGGCGCGATGGAGCACGCCCAGGTGGTCATGCGCGACGAAGCAGGCGCGCGCACCGACGCGAGCCGCGCGATGCGGCAGACGTTCGGGCTCGGTTGA